In one window of Plasmodium cynomolgi strain B DNA, chromosome 13, whole genome shotgun sequence DNA:
- a CDS encoding VIR-like CYIR protein (putative): MFFLINKLNIVFLHNINKEYLCKYNVELKSTDLYYFYHNYFDIGCDNVDNSIYSCDAINSDKSLDSFPREFYIKLERNLKLIPKLSAEPPEGKSKDENKLCFYLKYWFYDQSITKEIENTQITQLLSMLQQNIRDKCSECACELDVKSLYDINGLKQYYDYYLFLEAYGNTSRMSEEIYSKEYCKYIGDARISYLLNTTICSEKNSEYCNEFIKYIMPYVNIDEVSSISCQADDSLDDVMDYSLSSTMGYNSESYPVIPPSKETSQPKSIGQSSPSSEDTNGKTSTITSVSSVGIGFILFLLYKVKELLF, translated from the exons atgttttttttaataaataaacttAATATTGtgtttttacataatataaataaagaatacctatgcaaatat AATGTTGAATTGAAAAGTActgatttatattatttttatcacaattATTTTGACATAGGATGCGACAATGTTGATAATTCTATATATAGTTGTGATGCCATTAATAGCGATAAATCTCTAGATTCGTTTCCTCGtgaattttatataaaactgGAGAGGAATTTAAAGCTAATACCCAAATTATCAGCTGAACCTCCTGAAGGAAAAAGtaaagatgaaaataaactttgtttttatttgaaatacTGGTTTTATGATCAATCAATCACCAAAGAAATTGAGAATACTCAGATAACTCAGCTTCTTAGTATGTTGCAACAGAACATAAGAGACAAATGTTCTGAATGTGCATGTGAACTTGATGTTAAATCACTGTACGATATTAATGGATTAAAACAGtattatgattattatttatttttggagGCATATGGGAATACAAGTCGCATGagtgaagaaatatattctaAGGAATATTGCAAATATATTGGAGATGCTAGgatttcatatttattaaatacaaCGATATGTTCTGAGAAGAATAGTGAATATTGTAATGAGTTTATTAAATACATAATGCCATATGTTAATATAGATGAGGTTTCCTCAATTTCCTGCCAAGCAGATGATTCACTTGATGATGTAATGGATTATAGTTTGTCTTCTACGATGGGATATAATTCAGAAAGTTATCCTGTGATTCCACCATCAAAAGAAACTAGTCAGCCCAAGTCAATTGGTCAATCAAGTCCTAGTTCTGAAGACACTAATGGAAAAACTTCAACCATAACTTCAGTTTCTTCTGTGGGTATAGGTTTTATTCTATTTCtcttatataaggttaaagaactattattttaa